The Ziziphus jujuba cultivar Dongzao chromosome 1, ASM3175591v1 genome segment AATATCTTCACGGGACCAGGATGTTCAGCCTTAACTTTCATTATTCTTTtattcaataatttaaaaaaaaaaaagaaaaaaatcattactTCTGGCTTTACTTAAGAAAAAAGTTACCAAAGGCTTCATTAAATTATGTCATGGTTCTGACTATAAAAAAATAGCAAAGGGCCAGAGCACCAAAAATTTCATGAGAGTCCAATCACATGATAAGGGTATATAGCTAGACGTATAAAACGTTCCAAATACATTTGGAATATATTGAAGCAAACAGGAAGTCTGTAACTGAGGGAAACCAAGAAGAAGGAGCAACAATGGTAACCACCTAAAGCCTGTCAACTTGAAGGTGGTGAACGTACATGGGACGAtcttggagaagaagaagaagaaggtgggAGTGGGAATGGTAGAGCAGAATGCGAAAGATGAACGTTGATTGCTGCAGCTTTTAAACCAGAGCACCAACTTTTGACACCCTTGATAACCACAATCTTTGCCATCAAAAGATCTAAAAGCTGTTCCCATCAAGCAAAGATAAACTTAGGGCTAAAGAAACCATTCCAAAATGCAATTAGAATACCTAAGAACCAGAAAACTCACCATGAATGAAAGAAGCCTTGTAAGTATGCTGCATTTTGAAGAAATTGATGCTGGTGGTATTCCATTCTGCATCAATCACCTCTCAACTGAAATTCACAAAACATATATAAGCCCTAAATTCCAGCCAGACGAAGGAAAATAAGAATTTATTGATGCTGGTAAGCTAACTGGTAAGGTATATGACATTAAAAATAGAACCCATAATGGGTGATCATATAAAGAAATAGACGCTGTAGAAAACTACAAATCACTCGGCCAGTGATGTAGTACCACTTGAAAATATATCCAAAATAAGTATTTTGTCCACTGACTTGATCACCTAATTGACTACAGCATGATTTTGCTTTTAATTACTTTGGTCTAAACTCAAATTGTCATATAGCCAAACTAGAATAatgctccaaaaaaaaaaaatgaaaaaagaaaaaagaaaacctcaTTGTACATTGAACTATTGAAAAGATAAGATGCCCATATCAATGTGTAGTTGTCTTGGCATCAATAACAGAGACTTGCCTATTAGTTCCATCTTCCTTCTGGTAATCATTTCACAGTTATCCTTTAGCAAGGATATATGAACAAGAATCCATGGACCATGGCTGCTAGACTGGAAACAAAATGGATCAAAAAGAAACTGAGTCCTCAGAACATATCTCAAAATAATCATCAAATTACCCTTTCCCTTAATTTTGTCTACTTCAGAATCATCTGCAGCATATTGCTGTCACAAATCATAATCTTCATATAGATATATTCACCAGGAACCTTTTATACTAGCGCATGAAGAGATGAGAAATCTAAAGTTGTTCTGAAGCAGAAAATTGCTGCTCCTGACGGATCAAAAACCATGATGAATGGTTATTAGACAATCTCAACCTCTTTTCAAATCTCATTTCCTCAATATAGCTACAAACCTAGAATTATGCCATTCATTATTCAGCAGCTTGCATTATTCAGGTGTCACCCCTGAGCTGCTATCTTCTTCCATCTGCTTAATATAGGAGATTATGGCACAATCTTCCAATAACATTTACAAGCATTTTCATGGCTCATCCATCTTGAATAAACGCAAAATATCGCAATTACCAATCATCTGATCCTCTTCTCACCAGCCTTGTCACCAGTCTTCCATATGGTTAGCTGAAAGCCCCTTTGCCAGCATCTCCTCACCATACATCCTAGCCATGTCTATCATTCCCACCAGAGCATCAATCAAAAAGCATGGTAAGCCGACTCATTTGGACTACACCCAATCTCGTCCTTCTTCTTCCATACAACAAAAGCCGGTCCAAGGAATTCCCATCTCCCAAATTTCCTCATAAGCATCACTTAAGTGTCCATCCTCGGTTGAACACCACTTCCGATCCTATAGAAAAATCTAAGAATTTTCTTTTGGCTTCTCGATAGAGGCAAGTATGCAATGATATGCAATCACATCCGGCGCACCACTTTTGTCAGGCATTTTAGCAGGCATCGCAGATGCCTCTTTATACCTCCTCTTTTCACACAAAAGCTTTTAGGATCGTATTACAATAAGTCACAACATTGGGTTCACAACCCAAGTCACTCGTCTCTCCCTTAATAACCTGATTGAAAAATCAACACCTTCAGAAAGACCAAGGGCACATATAACCGTATGCTAACACATCCAATTTGGttcccttcttcttcatctccttATACAATTTGACCGCCTTCCATGGCCTTCCACTCTTGCCCagtatatccatatatatggaaTACGAACGCAGATCTTAAACTACACGCCTCCTATCCATCTCcttccaatttttaaaaaataatttaaaaaataaaataaaattaaagactaCACTTatacacacataaaaaaaattagagactaatatggataagtcattttttcatttgttccccccccccccccccccaaaaaaaaaaaaaaaaaaaagaagaaggaagaagcagTATATCAACAATCAAATAACTCAGTTAAGTCGcaacataatatttattaataaaataaagtgtaaaaataataaacatatccttttaagttttttgaataatatatttattaatagaataatatatttttgaaaataatttgtaatcaataaaaaatagagaaacaCATTTAAGTTCTAtctaaacatattttaataaggaaaaaagacatttccaagaaaaaatatttaaatcaataattcaaaattacttattttcttttcaatctccaatatatatatatatatatatatcttaacaaaatatgtatatatttcggAAGAAAATGATCAGCAGTAAAAGAAGCAAATAACTCGGACCCCACTGTTAATCCAAATTTTATAAGCCCAATttacaaaacaagaaaaatgggGAAAAGGAGAAGCAAAGGAGAAGGGAAAAAAAggtagaaaaagagaaaaaaaaaaaaaaaaaaaaaaaaaaaaaaaaaaaaaggaagaaaggttGCAACAGCCAATTTGATATAATACTGTTATCAAACACAGATAACGGTGTTATATGCTACCACATCCAATTTGATTCCCTTAATAATTCTTTAGGAAtccttgattttattatttaataattaggaTATTCTTATATGGCTAGTAACAAAGGTTGCaacattttatttactttttagatttaaatttaaattaataacaatcaATAATGCAACCAACCATAAGCATTTGCTCTATAAATATCTATTCATGTGATAGgataaattttgaaacaaagtataacaaaaacagaaactctataaatgaaaattaattgagaaaaaaattgtaattttttgccGTTTTGTTGTGcctaatattttctcttttgctttccttttttttttttttttttttttttgggtttgtttgttttgttttcttgtgaTAAAAGTTGTGCCTAATATTTAAAGATACATATatcaaagtttatttttatttttatttttgataaataattttgtcgAGGTTTTGAAACAGTCAAGAAAGGCTttcatttatctaatttttactAAGTAGTGGTCTAATTCATTATGAAAATCCTTTAAAGAAATAAGTAGATTATCCCTTTCTTCTAAGTTCTATAGTTTAAAAATTTACACTAGAATATTGGAATATATGAAAATTGGTAAACACTTCTCTGGGAATCAGCCTTgccttatttttatgtttttgcagCTTTAAGTAAGGTTTATATACACTTGATAATTATCTTGATTTCTTATTAgcttattctattttttttttttttttatcgaacATAGATCTTATAAAATTAGTAGAATATCTTCTCTGGACCAAGATGTTCAGCCTCATCTTTCATTGTTCTTCCGGCTTTGccatatatatgatattaatttatatatacatatatatatatatcaaaaaaaaaaaaaaacaaaaacaaaaaagttatcAAAAGCTTATTAATTATGTCAATGGTGTGCCAGCTCTTGCTATAAAAAAGGCAAAGCAGATAACGAACCCTCCAAAACTTTCATGTTAGAGCTCAATCACATGACAAAGCTAGCTAGATACACTTGTTCAATACTGCATatctgaaaaattaaataaaataaaagaagaagagcaataaatttaaataatataaaagctTCTTTGCTTGGATTCTATTTTTAAGCGCACAAACTTGAACATCGCATTATGTGTGGAATTGGAACCATTAACAATTAATTACTACAATCCTGCATCATTACCGTATCTGATTCTCTGAAAAATGACGAAACAGTAAAGTATCAACTCAACAATGATAAATACATTCTATCATTTCAAactaaatttccatgaaaaaataaaaaataaaaaataaaaaacaataaataaataaacactcaTATTTTCTTACGAGCACTTCATTTTGTAGAGGACAGAGACTCTGAAAAAATCTCagaaaaaaatgttaaactAAGGGGATTTTTGAGTGGGATTGATACGAAATGTTCGACTGCAGCTGTAAACAGAGCAAAAAGCTTGCATTGACATCAACAGCAATAGAAGAACCGCAGCCAACACAGTGAGAAGCTGCCATGAACCAAAAACATATAACTTCATGAATTTTCCAAATTTCACCTTCCACCTTCCGTTGTGATACTTGTTCACATCTGCGATCACCTTATCTAAGAATGGCACTGTTGTCAATTTTATGGACTGGGTCATCCCATTCCACAGATTTGCCACATCCTGGTCGCTCTTCAAATGATTCCAAATGATACCCTTTTCTCTCAGCAACTTCACATCCTCTTCAGTGTCAATAATTCCATTCATTAACTCTGTATAACGAGTAAAAACCAATGGCCCTGTTGCATTTGATGCTTCATATGCTACTAAGTTTCTCAGAATTGCCTCAGTATTCAAATCTAAACTAATGATCGGGAGGTAAAACGTGGCTGTCTTAGTATCGAAACTAATGGTTGAGATGCAGCCACTTGTGGGCACAAAGCAGACACCAGATTTTGAGAGCTCAGTCACAGAAGGAATAGTAATCTCCTCCACCAATGGAGGTCTGCTAATGGCGTTGTTGGAGCTGGAATTCTTATCTTCAGGTTTGATTCGTTCTTTATCTTGGGTGAAGAAAAAGTACTCAACAGGTTGCTTCAAGATTCTGAATCCAGGAAGGTTGGACAGGATTGTCCAAGGCAATTTTATTATCACTTTCAAAGGTTTAGATACAAGTACCTTTTTTATGAGACGAATTGGCCCTGCTTTTAGCTTTGAAAGCAACTTCCATACCTCACGGAGGAACTGTTTCACGTATTTCGAATCATCTAATGAAGACTTTTCCTCTCCAGTTGTAGCTTCACTTTGATCTTCATCAACTTCGATAATTTGATCAGATGGTTCCTCCACGTTGGGTGTGATCATGTTATACAAAAAGTCCAGCAAGTGGGCACACTCTGAGACTGAAAGCTTTGGCATGTCTTCAACCATCTTGAATGGTGAAAGTTCTTTGCAGAATCCCATCAGCAtcgaaaacaaaatatcatcgGCAGCCTCTAAGGACGAGAATTGGAATTCCAACACTTTCCTCAGAACAAAGAGTGGAATTTGATTCTCAAGCATCACCATGTCCCTAACGATTGCATTGTGTGCTGATTTCCTCCCAGCATGATCAACCAAGTATGACATCCTTGAGGAAAGTCTTGATATGGACTTTCCTTCTTTGATGGCATAAACTTGAAGGAATTCAAGCAAGAATGATGCATCGATGGCCATCATCCACGCTAAAGTTTCACTGTTGAAATCCAGGTACTTGTGGTAGCATGCTCGGATCCTTTCCTCAAGCTTTGTAAGTTGTTCAACCAGAGTTTCAAACGTAACGCCGTGGAGATTCTTTTGGGTTATTTTTTCCGCAGAAATCTTGTACCTCTCCATCTCATAGAGCTCCGGACTCCAACAATGGTATGGGCCAATGGCAAGTTGTTGTGGCGTATAGGAATCAGGATCATTTGCCATAAGGATCTTGGGGACATTGAAGATGCAAACAGGAACTTCGCCATCATCCTCAAGCTCTTCCTCTAGCGTTCGACGGATATGAATAACCCATCGAAGCTCATCAAAGTTGGAAGTAGATTTGGACGATAATGTGGGCTGGATGGAAGACATGTTTTGGTGATGTACGAGGAGAAAAAACTTAGGTGTATTTGGCAATTATGGAGCATTAATGAGTAGTGAGAAAGTTAGGAGAATAATGAATCTATTTAAAGAGTCCATGAACATTATCGCCAGTAATAAGCTCCAATTGACCCCTTTTTCAAAACAGGAATGCATTTCTCATGCTTAAATTCATAATGTATCTTTAACTTCCACGCTTGCTCTTTACTTTATTTCatgtttataaagaaaaatgcTCGTCACATGCTACAGTTAATAAATGTGATTAGCATGCAATGCTAAATGAAGGATTGAAAGAA includes the following:
- the LOC107408550 gene encoding putative UPF0481 protein At3g02645 is translated as MSSIQPTLSSKSTSNFDELRWVIHIRRTLEEELEDDGEVPVCIFNVPKILMANDPDSYTPQQLAIGPYHCWSPELYEMERYKISAEKITQKNLHGVTFETLVEQLTKLEERIRACYHKYLDFNSETLAWMMAIDASFLLEFLQVYAIKEGKSISRLSSRMSYLVDHAGRKSAHNAIVRDMVMLENQIPLFVLRKVLEFQFSSLEAADDILFSMLMGFCKELSPFKMVEDMPKLSVSECAHLLDFLYNMITPNVEEPSDQIIEVDEDQSEATTGEEKSSLDDSKYVKQFLREVWKLLSKLKAGPIRLIKKVLVSKPLKVIIKLPWTILSNLPGFRILKQPVEYFFFTQDKERIKPEDKNSSSNNAISRPPLVEEITIPSVTELSKSGVCFVPTSGCISTISFDTKTATFYLPIISLDLNTEAILRNLVAYEASNATGPLVFTRYTELMNGIIDTEEDVKLLREKGIIWNHLKSDQDVANLWNGMTQSIKLTTVPFLDKVIADVNKYHNGRWKVKFGKFMKLYVFGSWQLLTVLAAVLLLLLMSMQAFCSVYSCSRTFRINPTQKSP